One window of the Rosa rugosa chromosome 3, drRosRugo1.1, whole genome shotgun sequence genome contains the following:
- the LOC133740257 gene encoding mitochondrial import receptor subunit TOM6 homolog translates to MFPGMFMKKPDKKEALKQLKVHVGLFGAWVVAIRVTPYLLHALCGEKEELKLAI, encoded by the coding sequence ATGTTTCCAGGCATGTTTATGAAGAAGCCCGACAAGAAGGAGGCTCTGAAGCAGCTCAAGGTCCACGTCGGCTTGTTCGGAGCTTGGGTCGTCGCGATCCGAGTCACTCCTTACCTTCTTCACGCTCTTTGTGGCGAGAAGGAGGAGCTCAAGCTCGCGATTTGA
- the LOC133741404 gene encoding 25.3 kDa vesicle transport protein SEC22-1-like, whose product MSFQFSSMMFMFCISIPNNTGFLFFSVYGYVINGCMTLQVNNFVRLSVGSFSTCKTIYAFIKFDTFIQRTKKLYQDTCTQRTISKLNNELYEVHQIMTCNVQEVLGVGEKLDYKARDLNQQALIRKWAPVAMLCRC is encoded by the exons ATGAGCTTTCAATTCAGTTCAATGATGTTTATGTTCTGTATTTCAATACCAAATAATactggttttcttttcttttctgtgtaTGGATATGTGATCAATGGATGTATGACGCTGCAAGTTAATAATTTCGTCAGGCTTTCA GTAGGGAGTTTTAGCACCTGCAAGACCATATATGCTTTTATTAAATTTG ATACATTCATACAGAGAACCAAGAAATTGTACCAGGACACTTGTACTCAGCGGACTATTTCAAAGTTGAATAATGAACTCTATGAAGTCCACCAAATAATGACTTGCAATGTTCAGGAAGTTCTTGGCGTCGGTGAAAAGTTGGACT ATAAGGCGAGAGACTTGAATCAACAG GCTCTGATCCGTAAGTGGGCTCCTGTTGCCATGCTCTGCAGGTGCTAA